AAAATCATTGCTTCTTATCTCGGATTAACGGCAGAAAGTTTAAGCCGAATTCGAAAAAGAGTTATGGAAAAATGATTTCTTACCCAAAGTCAATTTTATTTTCATTTGAGCTCGCTAAGTTTGCTTCACTAAATCAAACGAAAATAACTTATGAAAACTAAAATCAACTTTGGCGCTATTATAGTTTATTATGTAATCGCAGTAATCTGCAGATATGCAGCAGTAAAAACTAATTTATTATCTGGAATTGAAAATCCATATTTCGTAATTCTTCTTCGTGGTGTTGGCCCTGCTTTGGGTGCCTTGGCAGCGATAAAAATATTCTCTCTTGAAAATCCAATGTCTTTAAAAGGAATTTACAAAAATGCTTTAGTTCCATTAGCTGTTTATTGGCTATTGCCAGCATTTTTAATTGCAGGAACTTATTATTTCGTTATGGGTAAATTCCCAATTCTATTAATGTTTACGGTTTTAGTTTACGGACTATTAGAAGAAATTGGATGGCGAGGATTTTTGCAGGAACAATTAAAATCACTTCCTAAATTTACTTCTATCTTAATTATTGCTGTTCTTTGGTTTGCATGGCATTTAAACTTCGAAACTACTCCAAGCAACATGGTTTTCTTAGGCATCATTTTCTTTGGAAGCTGGGGAATTGGAAAAGTATACTCTTCTACAGGTTCTTTATTAGCAGTTGCCGGAGTGCATTCTCTAAATAATTTCTTCCGCAATGGTTTGCATGATACGGAATTGACGCTAATCGTAACTTTATTGATTATCTGGGTGGGCTTTATTATAATTTATAACAGAAGAAATAAAAAAGCATTAAACCCAATTGTTGAATAATTATAAAAAAATTAAACACATAGAAACATAGATTTTCTTTACGCTAAGAAAAGTCGTTTCACTTTTAATAAAACACATAGCATTATGTTTTAAAAAGCCACAACCCGAGCGATAGCGAACAGGCGAAGCAATTTCAGAAATTTTCACAAATTTTTAATTCGCGGAAATTTGTGAAATTTGTGGCAAAAAAATAAACCCATAGCTTGGCGTAAGATTCGGAATGAACTTTGACAAAGTATATAACTCACAAAACTATGTGCATTTATGAAAGTGAAACGCCTATTTAAGGCTCCTAAAAACTATGTTTCTATGTGTTTAAAAAAAGTAACTTTAATTCAATTGCTCTGAACTTTCTATTCTTAAACAATGTTCGGCTCCAAGATAAAGTGGGTTTCCATGTTTTTCAGACCAAAATCCGTCAAGAACATCTTTTGTAATACAACGATAAACTGCAACTCCTTTGTACGTTTTATTGTCATCTCCTTTATAACTGAAATTGATAACCAAAATATTGTCTTTAAAGAAACCATGTCCTTTTTGAACTTGTGAATTATTGATGAGCCAATGCGCCACAATTCGGTTATTCTTATCCAGATTTAAAGTCAAAATACCTTTATAGGTTATTTCGTTACTCTCGTCCTGATTGCTTCCAGAAATGGAATATTGGCCAACTAAATCTTGTATTGTCATTTACTTTCTTTATCCAAATGAGGATTTATGAGGGCAAAGGTACAAATTCAGTGTTTTTTAATTTTACTCATTTCTGTAAACTTCACTCTTTTTCAATAAAATTTCCTGAAAAAGCACTAGCGATTTTTTATGATAAATTCCTTTTGAAATTGCTAAAGTGGCTTCTCGGACTGTATTTTTTCCTTCTAACGGAATTGCTTTTAATTCTTTAAAATCAAATAAAGAAGTATGCATCAAAATAGTTGACCATTTATTGGTATTCGCTAACTGAAGCAAACTATGAATATCGTTAATTTCCATTTTTGTATGAAGCTGAATTCCTTTGTCATCAAGTAATTTATCCAACAAGTTTCTAATGCTGTAACTCTGTGAAGGAAGTGCCAGAGGTAATGCTGTAACTTTTTCAAGCGCTACTTTTTTCAGTTTAGCCCAAGAATGAGATTGATGAACAATTAAGGAAAGATGAGCCGAAAAGAGTTTATTTATCATAAGTTCATTATGTCCAGATTCCGGCATAAACGAAAGCATGCAGTCTATTTCATAATCCAGGATTTTTTGAAGCAAATCGGTCGTAGAACCATATATAATCTGAATTTCTATATCAGGATATTTTTCGTTGTACTCCACAATCGATTCCATTAATAGTTCTTGCAATCCGTAAGTCGAACCAATAATTATTTTCCCAGATTTCATATTGTTTAAATCGAGTAAAACCTGTCTGCTTTCTTCTGCCTGTTGAATCGTTTTTCTGGCATATTGAAGCATAACTTCTCCAGCTTCCGTCAGTCGGACACGTTTGGCTATTCTGTCAAACAGAAGTGTATCCAGCGAATTTTCAAGTTCTTTAATCTGATGTGATAAAGTGCTTTGTGTAATGAATAAATCTTCTGCTGCCTGAGTGAAATTTAAAAGTTCTGCTGCTCGGACGAAATATTTTAACTGACGAAGTTCCATACTTTATTATTTTTTCTAAAAGTACAATTTTATAATCGAAATTTTCGATTGATTTCATCTAAAAATATCATTTCCACGATTGAATTCTATTACGGAACTTTGACTTAAATAATTAAAAAACATAAAATCATGGAAATTATACAAACTTCAGAAAATGCATTATCAGCCACAACGGTTTCAGCTGTAATG
This portion of the Flavobacterium panacagri genome encodes:
- a CDS encoding CPBP family intramembrane glutamic endopeptidase, with protein sequence MKTKINFGAIIVYYVIAVICRYAAVKTNLLSGIENPYFVILLRGVGPALGALAAIKIFSLENPMSLKGIYKNALVPLAVYWLLPAFLIAGTYYFVMGKFPILLMFTVLVYGLLEEIGWRGFLQEQLKSLPKFTSILIIAVLWFAWHLNFETTPSNMVFLGIIFFGSWGIGKVYSSTGSLLAVAGVHSLNNFFRNGLHDTELTLIVTLLIIWVGFIIIYNRRNKKALNPIVE
- a CDS encoding LysR family transcriptional regulator, producing MELRQLKYFVRAAELLNFTQAAEDLFITQSTLSHQIKELENSLDTLLFDRIAKRVRLTEAGEVMLQYARKTIQQAEESRQVLLDLNNMKSGKIIIGSTYGLQELLMESIVEYNEKYPDIEIQIIYGSTTDLLQKILDYEIDCMLSFMPESGHNELMINKLFSAHLSLIVHQSHSWAKLKKVALEKVTALPLALPSQSYSIRNLLDKLLDDKGIQLHTKMEINDIHSLLQLANTNKWSTILMHTSLFDFKELKAIPLEGKNTVREATLAISKGIYHKKSLVLFQEILLKKSEVYRNE